A genomic stretch from Solanum stenotomum isolate F172 chromosome 8, ASM1918654v1, whole genome shotgun sequence includes:
- the LOC125873488 gene encoding immune-associated nucleotide-binding protein 9-like, whose amino-acid sequence MESQRKYIRWVEVRAINSDDCQISINEERTLLLVGRTGDGKSATGNSILGTKAFKSMHCSSCVTTDSQLQTTQLQDGNIHNVIDTPGLFGFSDEQDFIGKEIVKCMDLAKDGIHSVLLVLSVQSRFSSEEQAAVLTFEKFFGEKFKDYMIVVFTGGDVLKDQSLDEYLLDNGCPDYLKEALKQCGNRQVLFDNKTHDPLKKADQLRNLLLHVNLVVEKNGGKPYTTYLFKELKGTVESNLRGMRHLEAELAKERVARLEAEKSAEAALMNLENKRRLMKDIYRYRQRPMVADKLQERKLESSAGMCRIL is encoded by the exons atggaGAGCCAAAGAAA ATATATAAGATGGGTGGAAGTGCGCGCAATTAACAGTGATGATTGCCAAATTTCTATAAATGAAGAGCGCACACTACTTCTGGTTGGACGTACAGGTGATGGAAAAAGTGCAACAGGCAATAGCATTCTTGGAACTAAGGCTTTCAAGTCGATGCACTGCTCTTCTTGTGTTACAACTGATAGCCAGCTTCAAACTACTCAATTACAAGACGGAAATATACATAACGTCATTGATACCCCTG GGTTGTTTGGTTTTTCTGATGAACAGGATTTTATTGGAAAGGAAATCGTTAAATGCATGGATTTGGCCAAGGATGGGATCCATTCTGTTCTTTTGGTTTTGTCTGTGCAATCACGATTTTCTAGTGAAGAACAAGCAGCTGTCCTAACCTTTGAGAAGTTCTTTGGTGAAAAGTTTAAAGATTACATGATTGTTGTCTTTACTGGTGGAGATGTACTTAAAGATCAGTCTTTGGATGAGTACTTATTGGACAATGGCTGCCCGGAct atctaaag GAAGCTCTCAAACAATGTGGAAATAGACAAGTACTTTTCGACAATAAGACTCATGATCCATTGAAGAAAGCTGACCAATTAAGAAATCTTCTTTTACATGTGAATTTGGTTGTGGaaaagaatggtggaaaaccaTATACAACATACCTGTTCAAGGAACTAAAAGGTACT GTTGAATCAAACCTGAGGGGGATGAGGCATCTTGAAGCAGAATTGGCAAAGGAACGTGTTGCTCGTTTGGAAGCTGAAAAAAGTGCAGAAGCAGCTCTAATGAACTTGGAAAATAAGAGGCGACTGATGAAGGATATATATAGATACAGACAACGTCCAATGGTGGCTGACAAACTCCAAGAAAGAAAATTGGAATCTTCTGCTGGCATGTGTCGTATTTTATGA
- the LOC125873489 gene encoding immune-associated nucleotide-binding protein 9-like: MGGSAVADDWEVTTHEKQTLVLLGRTGNGKCATGNSILGSKEFNSKCSSNGVTSTCELKSTRLDNGLMIDVIDTPGIYTTPFRSFSVHITDEPDVIDYMIVVFTGDDEFEDSDEALDEYLGKECPEPLNETIKLCDDRVVVFDNKTKDPKKKEDQLNKLLLLVTLVLDKNNGVPYTNELFKQLKALKGNSLIGDGVNQLNEPIAMSYEEHFKKLTEAVTSMLKEITHTYLEQWATDRADRIAEKQKAEAAHVKFEMICIQSSDTHDVWCVFNLLIAGKW, encoded by the exons ATGGGTGGAAGTGCAGTTGCTGATGATTGGGAAGTTACTACTCATGAAAAACAGACACTAGTCCTGCTTGGTAGAACGGGTAACGGCAAATGTGCCACAGGCAATTCCATACTTGGAAGTAAGGAATTCAATTCTAAGTGCAGCTCTAATGGGGTTACAAGTACTTGTGAACTTAAGAGTACTCGACTAGATAATGGTCTGATGATTGATGTCATTGACACCCCTGGTATATATACAACTCCTTTCAGATCTTTTTCTGTTCATATAACTGATGAA CCTGACGTTATAGATTATATGATTGTTGTCTTCACTGGTGATGATGAATTTGAAGATAGTGATGAGGCTTTGGATGAGTACTTAGGCAAGGAGTGTCCGGAGCCTTTAAAC GAAACAATTAAGTTGTGTGATGACAGAGTTGTGGTATTTGATAATAAGACTAAAGAtccaaagaagaaagaagaccAATTGAACAAACTTCTTTTGCTTGTGACTCTTGTTTTAGATAAGAATAATGGAGTACCATATACAAATGAATTGTTCAAGCAACTAAAG GCATTGAAGGGTAATTCCTTGATTGGTGATGGGGTAAATCAGTTGAATGAACCAATTGCAATGTCTTACGAGGAGCATTTCAAAAAACTGACTGAAGCT GTTACATCAATGCTAAAGGAGATTACACATACATATTTAGAACAGTGGGCTACTGACCGTGCTGATAGGATAGCAGAAAAACAGAAAGCTGAAGCAGCTCACGTGAAATTTGAGATGATATGC ATCCAATCGAGCGATACTCATGATGTGTGGTGCGTTTTTAATTTGCTAATTGCTGGTAAATGGTGA